One region of Carya illinoinensis cultivar Pawnee chromosome 8, C.illinoinensisPawnee_v1, whole genome shotgun sequence genomic DNA includes:
- the LOC122274303 gene encoding protein TIC 20-II, chloroplastic, translating to MNGLNRQIEPFNFHVRSPPYPVGSLRDKIVKVKNPLSLQKNMAAIPLLRLSATANLSSRSPLLSDPFKLKRLPSRKWSTTTTTTTITRMSYNPTPATDRLISAVAYTLPFFNSLQYGRFLFLQYPTLGSLFDPLLPLLSLYRSIPYSSFVAFFALYLGVVRNPSFSRYVRFNSMQAVTLDVLLVLPLLLQRVFSPGRTGLGFKVTVWFYNVLFVFSVMCFLYSVVCCVLGKTPYLPFVADAAGRQI from the coding sequence ATGAATGGGCTCAACCGGCAAATAGAGCCTTTCAATTTTCATGTCCGCAGCCCACCATACCCAGTCGGTTCCTTGCGTGATAAAATTGTGAAAGTGAAGAATCCTCTCTCACTTCAGAAGAACATGGCCGCCATTCCTCTCCTCCGCCTTTCAGCCACAGCTAATCTCAGCTCCCGGTCACCTCTCTTATCTGATCCCTTCAAACTCAAACGGTTGCCATCACGAAAATGGAGCACCACCACAACCACAACTACCATCACCCGAATGTCCTACAACCCAACCCCAGCCACTGATCGGTTAATCTCAGCCGTGGCTTACACTCTCCCCTTCTTCAATTCCCTCCAGTATGGCCGTTTCCTCTTTCTCCAATACCCAACTCTGGGCTCCCTCTTCGaccctctcctccctctcctctccctctaTAGGTCTATCCCCTACTCCTCCTTTGTAGCCTTCTTTGCTCTGTACCTCGGCGTGGTCAGGAACCCGTCTTTTAGCCGCTACGTCAGGTTCAACTCCATGCAGGCCGTCACTCTGGACGTGCTTCTCGTGCTTCCCTTGTTGCTCCAAAGGGTCTTCAGCCCGGGCAGGACCGGGCTCGGCTTCAAGGTCACGGTCTGGTTCTACAACGTTCTGTTTGTGTTCAGTGTAATGTGTTTTCTATATAGTGTGGTGTGTTGTGTTCTCGGCAAGACTCCCTACTTGCCATTCGTTGCCGATGCTGCCGGTAGACAGATCTAG